In Eucalyptus grandis isolate ANBG69807.140 chromosome 4, ASM1654582v1, whole genome shotgun sequence, the following proteins share a genomic window:
- the LOC104441764 gene encoding serine racemase produces MMDASIKEGKYAADISSIREANARISSFIHKTPVITSESLNAMCNRSLYFKCECFQKGGAFKFRGACNAIYSLDDAQAAKGVVTHSSGNHAAALSLAAKSRGILAYVVIPKNAPKCKVDNVIRYDGQVIWSEATMKSREDTASKVSRETGAVLIHPYNDKRIISGQGTISVELLEQAPQIDTIIVPISGGGLISGVALAAKSMNPRIRVLAAEPRGANDAAQSKAAGRIITLPETNTIADGLRASLGEFTWPVVRDLVDDVIVVDDTDIVEAMRLCYEILKVAVEPSGAIGLAAVRSESFMSNPAWKDCNHIGIILSGGNVDLGVLWDSYRK; encoded by the exons ATGATGGACGCAAGTATCAAGGAAGGAAAGTACGCTGCTGATATTTCCTCCATAAGAGAAGCAAACGCACGCATCAGCTCGTTCATACACAAGACTCCTGTTATCACTTCAGAATCTCTTAATGCAATGTGCAACAGAAGTTTATACTTCAAGTGCGAATGCTTTCAGAAGGG CGGGGCATTTAAGTTTAGAGGTGCTTGCAATGCCATATATTCCCTTGATGATGCTCAGGCAGCGAAAGGGGTTGTTACACACAGCAG CGGAAACCATGCTGCAGCATTATCCTTAGCTGCAAAATCACGAGGGATCCTGGCATATGTAGTGATACCAAAAAATGCACCGAAATGCAAAGTTGATAATGTCATTCGCTATGATGGTCAAGTTATCTGGAGTGAGGCCACGATGAAGTCGAGGGAGGACACTGCTTCAAAGGTGTCGCGAGAAACTGGAGCAGTTCTGATTCATCCATACAATGACAAACGGATAATAAG TGGACAGGGAACAATATCTGTGGAGCTACTGGAGCAGGCCCCACAAATAGACACTATCATTGTTCCAATTAGTG GAGGTGGTTTGATTTCGGGAGTGGCATTGGCCGCCAAATCAATGAACCCAAGAATTCGAGTTTTGGCTGCAGAACCTAGAGGGGCGAATGATGCAGCACAATCTAAAGCAGCTGGAAGGATTATAACTTTGCCCGAGACCAACACCATCGCTGATGGGCTTCGAGCTTCTCTAGGAGAATTTACATG GCCTGTAGTACGTGATCTAGTCGATGATGTCATAGTTGTGGACGATACGGACATCGTGGAAGCGATGAGACTTTGCTATGAAATTCTGAAAGTGGCGGTGGAGCCAAGTGGAGCCATTGGTCTTGCGGCTGTTCGATCAGAAAGCTTTATGAGTAATCCTGCTTGGAAGGATTGTAACCATATAGGGATCATCCTTTCGGGAGGTAATGTTGATTTGGGTGTGCTTTGGGACTCGTACAGAAAATGA